In Malassezia japonica chromosome 2, complete sequence, one DNA window encodes the following:
- the CCH1 gene encoding calcium channel protein (EggNog:ENOG503NUK8; BUSCO:EOG092600XJ; TransMembrane:26 (i290-311o331-355i469-485o505-522i543-560o566-586i669-688o700-726i777-797o817-835i847-865o871-887i907-929o983-1009i1251-1271o1291-1312i1324-1344o1350-1369i1381-1405o1510-1533i1590-1611o1623-1641i1653-1673o1716-1741i1753-1770o1803-1823i); COG:P; COG:T), producing MRERPPSETASPPSSKEPISGLGVSALPADDGGGWASLASPPRRPSVDLSTRPPTRWSSGDSLASAYAAGEADDAFPPLRTHAPLGRYEEVNFDPNDITVQGHAVGMPWRSFSSLPEMDSDSKRSGSVLGDAFDTYLLPREGMDADVNLDDYQGPTGWTQYLPTSGIDEYDRDDEQPDDEESRNHSEEAEERRTSRAQFSDVWNGFARSGKEAIARANERIRRTGESLPWRQQGTPEAQWLPMEDADGETAEAHVQDVRPIHAQLRGKSLMLFGPTHSIRLLCARVLETWWVEPLILALITMNLVVLIVSSSRDVVTHPLRHDLLTNTESLILLGVFCVYTLEMAARIIVSGLIIDPPPFDERRPRNASTESLPSKEAEEDVTPAYMESNTMPVIRHWCDKFYIYFVRFVRPYGTAQRAHTAARLAEIKPTAGVTRDEVYAKPAAPPGHLPDMPWNAPRMHEQSGWRSALMRFLVSVALRFSNGITGEKRVMADRAYLRHSWNRVDATAIVCYWVAAILELARADEYPHRHIYLFRAVSVLRCARLLSLPDGIATILLSLKRVAPLLMRVAYFILFFMVLFAIIGIQSFKGSYRRQCVWIGSLNNEPNTNFTLNQLCGGSYDPSNPDQTIGHVRADSMQPLEKAKGYICPYGQLCMEQPTNPSNDVQSFDNIFTSFLQVAIVISLNGWSNTMYDMIDADYYTACIFFIFGIILLNFWLANLFVAVISHSFASLSAQTEHSAFAAVAMRGDPSGAHKEGEIPRSRRSRRRAIEIYKRVWGWTKYLWLALIVTSLAIQGSQSSFQDKAAQTWRDRAERYLTVAFDVEILLRFIAYTLDGNPRTFLRKKHNVLDLFLAVITTIIQVPQVHSSNWYPWLTFFQLARFYRVIAAIPRMRVLLVRVLGSMDSLFNMMAFLLMVIFMAALFSVQLFRGDIPDENEDGEEEEMTWKHLFNGFLAVYQVFSSENWTDPLMNVLGSERDYHQAVIAGIFIVGWFLFANFIVLQMFIAVINENFRVAEGDKYKRQMEQYLKRSEPRKMSRLARIMQKFSPFREVRSSKTLPQAEAQTIVPLNTIAGPPADADDDKKQRSLFLQLVTPDRAGMAVGTLQRVLRLDKPREHAHLKALQARMRGEVEPGRNERRRTLYDFEHVYYDEDEQTRLAAGRQTLQDMRTDLGLVDESAGQQRFLEDYVQRAENDPRIQMARTMAEHPWYDRSYFVFSNRSPIRRFCQSLTPCSHGERVFGRQMSRVRNYIFQTIIFAAIVGSVVVAGIATPAYRKKYYGENAIKDGAQVGSWFSVIELSLSVIFVAEFFVKTIADGLAFTPNAYVLSVWNLLDMFVLISLLINVISELAVPGGVSHFTRALKAFRALRLINLSSLMRDTFHAVMIAGAGRILDAALLALLYIIPYAVWGQNLFAGRLYGCNDESDSILNKLDCHGEFSSQPLNWSFLAPRVWANPSEGSQYSFDDFKSSLLILFEIVSLEGWIDVMTQAMAIVGRDNQPQTDAAQHNAIFFLIYNLVGAVSVLTLFVSVIIENFQRYSGAAFLTTEQRQWLDLKRQLQRQTASKRPKVMPKNKFVKWCFQAATQKQGWWLRSMSMMHLSILVVLMTQQYTDPPWADTVRNTIYTVLALIYFVDIVVRLIGLGFSGFRRNLWNWYDVLVMAGVLGTSIPLAIHPNGSQVHAQLQKIFLTGVALKLVQRNDSLNQLFKTAIGSVPAIFSLFLLWLTMFFVWGIMLVEVFGLTKWGDNETHSKNLSSLWGTLVFLLMTSTGEGWNSYMHDYTVQSPLCTPSSNYLESDCGSMEWAYFLFITWNIISMFIFLNMFTGTVVENFSYVFHLQGSTALSREQMRLYKDAWSKFDPEGFGYISKEQVVPFLSQLIGMFEVGLYPPEARIDALMDKARVVSNPSSAPSSPGSSPRRRFRLSLPRSPRSPRSPRSPRSPASSQRRGSSVHQSPSLNAYTADSVSGTGHIESGLNLDKLDSALAALDPEELRHRRVRLNRMYHEAILSDKGKGISFTAMLFVLAYHKMCSRPTNMEVSEFIERRALLDKLDSTISLERVRGLLRTVYLRRRFLAARANQEHITRVAMRGDERGFPSITVEGDVGRTPERPRISIDPTFGRLDVDAPRATDALRTPTSGYSDYFGGDIADGASDVHLSPMSVSPVARRRLSFQDPSLNPFADQNHGRNADDRPPGSSSSVQPHRTPSPSRDMGAWNSVMRRLSPERPDSVWPNDHSA from the coding sequence ATGCGCGAGAGACCCCCTTCGGAgacggcgtcgccgccgtcgtccAAGGAGCCCATCTCTGGCCTGGGCGTGTCTGCGCTGCCCGCCGACGATGGCGGCGGGTGGGCGTCGCTTGCTTCGCCGCCCCGCCGGCCCAGTGTGGACCTCAGCACGCGGCCACCCACGCGGtggtcgagcggcgactCGCTGGCGAGTGCGTACGCGGCGGGCGAGGCAGACGACGCGTTTCCGCCGCTACGTacgcatgcgccgctgggGCGATACGAAGAGGTGAACTTCGACCCGAACGACATCACGGTGCAGGGCCATGCTGTGGGCATGCCGTGGCGCAGTTTCAGCTCGCTCCCCGAAATGGACAGCGATAGCAAGCGCTCAGGATCTGTGCTGGGCGACGCATTTGATACCTACCTGCTGCCGAGAGAGGGCATGGATGCGGACGTGAACCTCGATGACTACCAGGGTCCGACCGGCTGGACGCAGTACCTGCCGACCAGCGGCATCGACGAATAcgaccgcgacgacgagcagccgGACGACGAAGAGTCGCGCAATCACAGCGAGGAAGCAGAGGAACGGCGCACGTCCCGCGCGCAATTCTCCGACGTCTGGAACGGAttcgcgcgcagcggcaaAGAGGCCATTGCGCGAGCGAACGAGCGCAttcggcgcaccggcgagtCGCTCCCGTGGCGCCAGCAGGGCACACCAGAGGCGCAGTGGCTTCCAATGGAggacgccgacggcgagacGGCCGAGGCACACGTTCAGGACGTGCGGCCCATCCacgcgcagctgcgtggcAAATCACTCATGCTGTTTGGGCCGACGCATTCCATCCGCTTGCTCTGCGCCAGGGTGCTCGAGACGTGGTGGGTCGAGCCGCTGATCCTCGCGTTGATCACCATGAACCTCGTCGTGCTGATTGTCTCGTCGAGCCGCGATGTTGTTACGCACCCTTTGCGGCACGATCTCTTGACCAACACAGAGTCCCTTATTCTCCTTGGCGTATTCTGTGTGTATACCCTCGAGATGGCTGCGCGGATTATTGTCTCGGGGCTGATCATCGACCCGCCCCCGTttgacgagcggcgcccgcgGAACGCCTCAACCGAATCGCTCCCGAGCAAAGAGGCTGAGGAGGATGTGACACCCGCGTACATGGAGAGCAATACCATGCCGGTCATTCGCCACTGGTGCGACAAATTTTATATCTACTTTGTGCGCTTTGTGCGTCCGTACGGTACTGCACAGCGTGCGCacaccgcggcgcgcctcgcggaaATCAAGCCGACAGCAGGTGTAACGCGCGACGAAGTGTACGCCAAgcctgctgcaccgccgGGGCACCTACCCGACATGCCGTGGAACGCGCCGCGGATGCACGAGCAGAGTGggtggcgctcggcccTGATGCGCTTCTTGGTCTCGGTGGCTCTGCGCTTCTCTAACGGCATTACAGGCGAAAAGCGCGTGATGGCGGATCGCGCATACCTGCGCCACAGCTGGAACCGCGTCGACGCAACGGCGATCGTATGCTACTGGGTCGCGGCGATCCTTGAgctggcgcgtgccgacgaaTATCCCCACCGTCACATTTACCTGTTCCGTGCGGTGAGTGTgctgcgatgcgcgcgcctcctctCGCTGCCGGACGGTATCGCGACAATTCTCTTGTCGCtgaagcgcgtcgcgccgctcttgATGCGCGTCGCCTACTTTATCCTGTTCTTTATGGTGCTCTTTGCGATTATCGGTATCCAGAGCTTCAAGGGATCCTACCGCCGCCAGTGCGTGTGGATCGGCAGTCTGAACAACGAACCGAATACCAACTTTACTCTCAACCAGCTTTGCGGCGGCTCGTATGATCCAAGCAATCCAGACCAAACCATCGGGCATGTGCGGGCCGACTCGATGCAGCCCTTGGAAAAGGCCAAAGGCTATATTTGCCCGTACGGCCAGCTATGCATGGAGCAGCCCACCAACCCGAGCAATGACGTGCAGAGCTTTGACAACATTTTTACCTCGTTCCTGCAGGTCGCGATTGTCATCTCGCTCAACGGCTGGAGCAATACCATGTACGATATGATCGATGCAGACTACTACACTGCCTGTATCTTCTTTATCTTTGGCATCATCCTGCTCAACTTTTGGCTTGCCAACTTGTTTGTCGCGGTCATCTCGCACTCGTTTGCGTCACTCAGCGCACAGACAGAGCACAGTGCCTTTGCGGCTGTCGCGATGCGCGGAGACCCGTCAGGAGCCCACAAGGAGGGCGAGATTcctcgctcgcgccgttcgcgccgccgcgccatTGAGATCTACAAGCGCGTTTGGGGTTGGACCAAGTACTTGTGGCTTGCGCTGATCGTTACAAGTCTCGCGATCCAAGGCTCGCAGAGCTCGTTCCAGGACAAAGCAGCACAGACCTGGCGCGACCGGGCAGAACGCTACCTCACCGTCGCGTTCGACGTGGAGATCCTGCTGCGATTTATCGCGTACACGCTCGACGGAAATCCGCGCACGTTCCTGCGCAAGAAGCACAACGTCCTCGACTTGTTCCTCGCAGTGATCACGACCATCATTCAAGTGCCCCAGGTGCACAGCTCCAACTGGTATCCCTGGCTGACCTTTTTCCAGCTCGCGCGGTTTTACCGAGTGATTGCAGCAATTCCCCGTATGCGCGTGCTGCTTGTTCGTGTGCTCGGTTCAATGGACTCGCTCTTTAACATGATGGCGTTCCTGCTCATGGTCATTTTTATGGCTGCGCTCTTTTCTGTGCAGCTCTTCCGTGGCGACATCCCTGATGAGAACGAGGACGGAGAAGAGGAGGAAATGACGTGGAAGCATCTCTTCAACGGTTTCCTGGCCGTCTACCAAGTGTTTTCGTCCGAGAACTGGACTGATCCGCTGATGAATGTACTCGGAAGCGAGCGCGACTACCACCAGGCAGTCATTGCAGGGATCTTTATCGTGGGATGGTTCCTTTTTGCCAACTTTATCGTGCTGCAAATGTTCATTGCCGTCATCAACGAAAACTTCCGTGTCGCGGAAGGTGACAAGTACAAGCGGCAGATGGAGCAGTACCTAAAGCGCTCGGAGCCACGCAAGATGTCGCGGCTTGCGCGTATCATGCAAAAGTTTAGTCCATTCCGCGAAGTGCGCTCGTCCAAGACACTGCcacaggccgaggcgcagacCATCGTTCCGCTCAACACCATCGCGGGTCCACCGGcagacgccgacgacgacaagAAGCAGCGCAGTCTGTTCTTGCAGCTCGTCACGCCCGATCGTGCGGGGATGGCTGTCGGCACACTGCAGCGTGTCTTGCGTCTCGATAAGCCGCGCGAACACGCTCACCTCAAAGCACTGCAGGCACGTatgcgcggcgaggtcgagccGGGACGCaacgagcggcggcgtacTCTCTACGACTTTGAGCACGTCTActacgacgaggacgaacAGACGCGTCTCGCGGCTGGTCGCCAGACGCTGCAGGACATGCGTACGGACCTCGGCTTGGTCGATGAGTCGGCCGGGCAACAGCGCTTCCTCGAGGATTATgtccagcgcgccgagaaTGACCCCCGCATCCAGATGGCGCGCACAATGGCCGAGCACCCGTGGTACGACCGATCCTACTTTGTCTTTTCGAATCGCAGCCCAATCCGCCGTTTCTGCCAGAGCCTTACGCCCTGCTcgcacggcgagcgtgtgTTTGGGCGGCAAatgtcgcgcgtgcgcaactACATCTTCCAGACAATCATCTTTGCAGCGATTGTCGGTTCGGTTGTCGTTGCAGGCATTGCGACGCCGGCCTACCGCAAAAAGTACTATGGCGAGAATGCGATCAaggacggcgcgcaggtcggCTCGTGGTTCTCGGTGATCGAGCTGAGTCTCTCGGTGATTTTCGTGGCGGAATTCTTTGTCAAAACGATCGCCGATGGCCTTGCCTTTACGCCGAACGCATACGTGCTGAGCGTGTGGAACCTGCTGGATATGTTTGTGCTGATCTCGCTGCTGATCAATGTCATCAGTGAGCTGGCCGTGCCCGGTGGTGTGTCGCACTTTACGCGTGCGCTCAAAGCGttccgtgcgctgcgtttGATCAATCTGTCGTCGCTCATGCGCGACACTTTCCATGCAGTGATGAttgccggtgccggccGTATTCTGGACGCAGCACTGCTGGCACTCTTGTACATTATTCCCTACGCCGTCTGGGGACAGAATCTGTTTGCCGGGCGGCTGTATGGGTGCAACGACGAGTCTGATTCGATCCTGAACAAGCTCGACTGCCACGGCGAGTTTTCGTCGCAGCCGCTCAACTGGTCGTTCCTTGCGCCCCGTGTATGGGCAAATCCGAGCGAGGGATCGCAGTACTCCTTTGACGACTTTAAGAGCTCGCTGTTGATTCTCTTTGAGATTGTGTCGCTCGAAGGCTGGATCGATGTCATGACGCAAGCAATGGCGATTGTTGGCCGTGATAATCAGCCGCAgaccgacgcggcgcagcacaaTGCGATCTTTTTCCTGATCTATAACTTGGTCGGTGCTGTGAGTGTTTTGACGCTGTTTGTGTCGGTGATTATCGAAAACTTCCAGCGCTACTCGGGTGCAGCGTTCCTTACGACCGAACAGCGCCAGTGGCTCGACCTCAAgcggcagctgcagcggcaGACGGCGTCCAAGCGACCCAAGGTCATGCCCAAAAACAAGTTTGTCAAGTGGTGTTTCCAGGCCGCGACGCAGAAGCAAGGTTGGTGGCTGCGGTCCATGTCGATGATGCACCTCTCGATTTTGGTCGTGCTCATGACGCAGCAGTATACCGATCCTCCGTGGGCGGACACTGTGCGGAACACGATCTACACGGTGCTGGCGCTGATCTACTTCGTGGATATTGTTGTGCGCCTGATCGGTCTTGGGTTCTCTGGTTTCCGTCGCAATTTGTGGAACTGGTACGATGTGCTGGTGAtggccggcgtgctcggcacgagTATTCCGCTTGCGATCCACCCCAATGGCTCGCAAGTgcatgcgcagctgcaAAAGATCTTCTTGACCGGTGTCGCGCTGAagctggtgcagcgcaaCGACTCGCTGAACCAGCTGTTCAAGACGGCCATCGGCAGTGTGCCGGCCATCTTTAGCTTGTTCCTCCTGTGGCTCACCATGTTCTTTGTGTGGGGCATcatgctcgtcgaggtcttTGGCCTGACGAAGTGGGGCGACAACGAAACGCACTCCAAGAACCTGAGCTCGCTGTGGGGCACGCTTGTCTTTTTGCTCATGACATCCACTGGCGAGGGATGGAACTCGTACATGCACGACTACACCGTGCAGTCGCCGCTTTGTACGCCTTCGAGCAACTATCTCGAGTCGGACTGCGGCAGCATGGAGTGGGCCTACTTCTTGTTCATTACGTGGAACATTATCTCGATGTTCATCTTCCTGAACATGTTTACGGGTACCGTGGTGGAGAACTTTTCGTACGTGTTCCATCTGCAAGGCAGCACGGCACTATCGCGCGAGCAGATGCGGCTGTACAAGGACGCCTGGTCCAAGTTTGATCCCGAGGGATTCGGGTACATCTCCAAAGAGCAGGTGGTCCCCTTCCTCTCGCAGCTCATCGGCATGTTCGAGGTCGGCCTCTACCCCCCCGAGGCGCGTATCGACGCGCTGATGgacaaggcgcgcgtcgtgtcGAATcccagcagcgcgccgtcgtcgccaGGAAGCAGTCCCCGCCGTCGCTTCCGCCTGAGCCTTCCTCGTTCGCCCCGCTCGCCCCGCTCGCCCCGTTCCCCCCGTtcgccggcgagcagccAGCGGCGGGGAAGCTCGGTGCACCAGTCGCCGAGCCTGAACGCCTACACAGCCGACAGCGTCTCGGGTACCGGGCACATCGAGAGCGGCCTGAACCTCGACAAGCTCGAttccgcgctcgccgcgctggatcCCGAGGAGTTGCGCCACCGCCGTGTGCGCCTCAATCGCATGTACCACGAAGCGATCCTGTCGGACAAAGGCAAAGGCATCTCGTTCACGGCGATGCTCTTTGTGCTTGCCTACCACAAGATGTGCTCGCGCCCGACCAACATGGAGGTGTCCGAGTTTATCGAGCGCcgggcgctcctcgacaagctcgacAGCACGATCAGTCTGGAGCGTGTGCGTGGGCTGCTGCGTACGGTCTACTTACGTCGCCGCTtccttgcggcgcgtgcgaaCCAGGAGCACATCACGCGTGTCGCGATGCgtggcgacgagcgcggctTCCCCTCGATCACCGTCGAaggcgacgtcggccgcacgcccgagcgcccCCGCATCTCGATCGATCCCACGTTTGGCCGCCTGGACGTGGATGCACCAcgcgcgaccgacgcgctgcgcacgcccaCGTCGGGCTATTCGGACTACTTTGGTGGCGACATTGCCGATGGCGCCAGCGACGTGCACCTCTCGCCAATGTCCGTCTCGcccgtggcgcgccgccgcctgtCCTTCCAGGACCCCAGCCTAAACCCCTTTGCGGACCAGAACCATGGCCGCAacgccgacgaccgccCTCCCGGAAGCTCGTCGTCTGTGCAACCCCACCGCACCCCCTCCCCATCGCGCGACATGGGGGCGTGGAACTCCGTCATGCGCCGTCTTTCGCCCGAGCGACCAGACAGCGTATGGCCTAACGACCATAGCGCGTAA
- the TUB4 gene encoding gamma-tubulin (EggNog:ENOG503NWWN; COG:Z), which produces MPREIITLQVGQCGNQIGSQFWERLCEEHGISENGTLRSAEKQERADDRKDVFFYQADDDHYVPRSVLVDLEPRVINNIMASKYRHLYNPENVFQSESGQGAGNNWAKGHTAGEAAKEEMLDMLNREADGSDILGGFFMLHSIAGGTGSGMGSALLELLSDHFAKQVVQTYSVFPNSEEFSDVVVQPYNSVLTMKRLVDHADSVVVLDNAALNRIATDRLHSQAPTYDQTNQLVSTVMGASTTTLRFPSYMNNDLTGILASLIPSPRAHFLTTSYTPFTSDNVERGKSTMKTSVLDVMRRLLQPKNRMVNMAGASKDACYLSALNIIQGDVDPRDVHKSLLRIRERNLVRFAPWGPASIQVALARRSPYVESSHRVSGLMLANHTGIAAMLRRTTRQYDKMMNRRAMIHVYEREGNFQKGLPEFDEARETVAQLMDEYEAAEKENYLAGPDA; this is translated from the exons ATGCCGCGCGAGATTATTACGCTGCAAGTGGGCCAATGTGGTAACCAGATTGGCTCACAGTTCTGGGAGCGTTTGTGTGAGGAGCACGGCATCTCGGAGAAtggcacgctgcgcagcgcggagAAGCAGGAGCGTGCAGACGACCGCAAAGACGTGTTCTTTTACCAGGCGGACGACGACCACTATGTCCCCCGCTCTGTTCtggtcgacctcgagccGCGGGTCATTAATAATATCATGGCGAGCAAGTACCGGCATCTATACAACCCCGAAAATGTGTTCCAGAGCGAGagtggccaaggcgccggaAACAACTGGGCGAAAGGACACAcggccggcgaggcggccaagGAAGAGATGCTCGATATGCTGaaccgcgaggcggacggCAGCGATATTCTtggc GGCTTTTTCATGCTCCATTCGATTGCCGGTGGTACCGGCTCGGGTATgggcagcgcgctgctcgagctgctgagCGACCACTTTGCGAAGCAGGTCGTGCAGACCTACAGCGTCTTCCCGAACTCGGAGGAGTTTTCTGACGTGGTTGTGCAGCCGTACAACTCGGTGCTGACCATGAagcggctcgtcgaccaCGCCGACAGCGTCGTGGTGCTGGACAATGCGGCGCTGAACCGCATCGCGACCGACCGCCTGCACTCGCAGGCGCCGACGTACGACCAGACGAACCAGCTGGTGAGCACCGTGATGGGCGCATCGACGACCACGCTGCGCTTCCCTAGCTACATGAACAACGACCTG ACCGGCATCCTCGCGTCGTTGATCCCCTCCCCCCGCGCGCACTTCCTCACGACCTCGTATACGCCATTTACCTCGGATAATGTCGAGCGCGGAAAGTCGACGATGAAGACGtccgtgctcgacgtgatgcgccgcctgctccaGCCCAAGAACCGCATGGTGAACATGGCCGGCGCGAGCAAGGACGCGTGCTACCTGTCCGCGCTGAACATTATCCAGGGCGACGTCGATCCCCGCGACGTGCACAAGAgcctgctgcgcatccGCGAGCGGAATCTCGTGCGGTTCGCGCCGTGGGGGCCGGCGAGCATCcaggtcgcgctcgcgcggcgcagcccgTACGTCGAGAGCTCGCACCGCGTGAGCGGCCTGATGCTCGCAAACCACACCGGCATCGCCGCGATGCTCCGGCGGACCACGCGGCAGTACGACAAGATGATGAACCGCCGCGCGATGATTCACGTCTACGAGCGCGAAGGCAATTTCCAGAAGGGCCTCCCGGAATT CGACGAAGCACGCGAAACGGTCGCACAGCTCATGgacg AATACGAAGCCGCCGAGAAGGAAAACt ACCTCGCAGGGCCCGATGCGTAG
- the NOP1 gene encoding Small subunit processome complex component (EggNog:ENOG503NV08; BUSCO:EOG092648VW; COG:A) — MAFGDRGRGGPPGRGRGGPPGRGGRGGGRGGFGGGGRGGFGGGGRGGARGGRGGPPRGGGRGRGAPRGGRGGGRGGGSNVVVKPHRHDGVFVAEGKEHLLVTKNLVPGESVYGEKRVSVENPNAAPSTDDAPTVAKTEYRVWNPFRSKLAAGVLGGLDSIHIRPGAKVLYLGAASGTSVSHVADIVGPEGVVYAVEFSHRSGRDLINMAKKRTNVIPIIEDARHPTKYRMLVGSVDVVFADVAQPDQARIVAYNSEYFLKNGGHAVISIKASCIDSTAQPEAVFAEEVNKLKKSSFRPREQLTLEPYERDHAMLVAQYQRVRFAEKEWLTTAQVM; from the coding sequence ATGGCATTTGGTGATCGTGGACGTGGTGGCCCTCCGGGCCGTGGACGTGGTGGCCCGCCTGGCCGtggcggtcgcggcggtggccgtggcggcttcggcggcggtggACGCGGTGGctttggcggcggcggccgcggcggtgctcgtGGCGGCCGTGGTGGCCCccctcgcggcggcggccgtggccgcggTGCTCCCCGCGGTGGCCGTGGTGGCGGCCGTGGTGGCGGCTCGAACGTTGTCGTCAAGCCTCACCGTCACGACGGTGTGTTTGTGGCCGAGGGCAAGGAGCACCTGCTGGTGACCAAGAACCTTGTGCCTGGCGAGTCGGTCTACGGCGAGAAGCGCGTCTCGGTCGAGAACCCTaacgctgcgccgagcaccgacgatgcgccgacTGTCGCCAAGACCGAGTACCGTGTGTGGAACCCTTTCCGCTCGAAGCTTGCTGCCGGTGTCCTGGGTGGTCTCGACAGCATCCACATTCGGCCGGGCGCCAAGGTGCTCTACCTCGGTGCCGCGAGCGGTACCAGTGTGAGCCACGTCGCTGACATTGTCGGCCCCGAGGGTGTCGTATACGCCGTGGAGTTCTCCCACCGGTCAGGCCGTGATCTGATTAACATGGCCAAGAAGCGGACAAACGTGATTCCGATCATTGAGGATGCGCGTCACCCGACCAAGTACCGCATGCTCGTCGGCTCGGTCGACGTGGTGTTTGCCGACGTTGCCCAGCCCGACCAGGCTCGTATCGTGGCATACAACTCGGAGTATTTCCTGAAGAACGGCGGCCACGCCGTTATCTCGATCAAGGCTAGCTGCATTGACTCTACTGCGCAGCCTGAGGCGGTGTTCGCCGAGGAGGTCAACAAGCTGAAGAAGAGCTCGTTCCGTCCCAGGGAGCAGCTTACTCTTGAGCCGTACGAGCGTGACCACGCCATGCTGGTCGCTCAATACCAAAGGGTACGTTTCGCTGAAAAAGAATGGCTAACCACAGCACAAGTAATGTAG